From a region of the Brevibacterium siliguriense genome:
- the purE gene encoding 5-(carboxyamino)imidazole ribonucleotide mutase: MTTANEGSTPTAAPVGIVMGSDSDWPTMKAAAEALDELGIESSAAVVSAHRMPEDMIDWAKSAADRGVRVIIAGAGGAAHLPGMIASMTSLPVIGVPVPLKYLDGMDSLLSIVQMPGGVPVATVSIGGAKNAGLLAARILGAGQGTEAEALRSRLDDYRAQLRQVALDKGRALQG; this comes from the coding sequence ATGACCACAGCGAATGAAGGCTCCACTCCGACGGCGGCTCCGGTCGGCATCGTCATGGGCTCGGACTCGGACTGGCCGACGATGAAGGCCGCAGCCGAAGCCCTCGACGAACTCGGCATCGAATCGAGCGCCGCGGTGGTCTCCGCCCACCGCATGCCTGAGGACATGATCGACTGGGCGAAGTCCGCGGCCGATCGCGGCGTCCGAGTGATCATCGCCGGAGCCGGGGGAGCGGCCCACCTGCCCGGGATGATCGCGTCGATGACCTCGCTTCCGGTCATCGGGGTTCCCGTGCCTCTGAAGTACCTCGACGGAATGGACTCACTGCTGTCCATCGTGCAGATGCCCGGCGGGGTTCCCGTGGCCACCGTCTCGATCGGCGGTGCCAAGAACGCGGGCCTGTTGGCGGCACGCATCCTCGGTGCCGGTCAGGGGACCGAAGCCGAGGCACTGCGATCCCGTCTCGACGACTATCGGGCGCAGCTGCGGCAGGTCGCCCTCGACAAAGGACGTGCACTGCAGGGATAA
- a CDS encoding 5-(carboxyamino)imidazole ribonucleotide synthase, with product MAHVTFPRIGVIGGGQLARMMVPAAEALGVRFSVLAETADAPAAQVINEVTVGDYTDYPTLRAFAETVDVITFDHEHVPPEHLQALVEAGHAVRPGPDALIFAQDKIRMRARMDDLGLPNPVWAEITSAADVEAFAARVGYPFILKTPRGGYDGKGVRVIDSLDEAVEWLNEVPQLLAEEKVDFTRELAVMVGRSPMGQTAVWPVVETWQQNGVCKEAIAPAPDLSAEKARAITEAILTVAGTLEVTGVMAMEMFETPEGFLINEFAMRPHNTGHWSQDGAVTSQFEQHLRAVLDLPLGSPAAREDVSVMVNILGADHEDLYQPYLHVMAHDPAVKVHLYGKGVRPGRKVGHVNAYGEDRQIVLARARHAADFIAGVDVDPHPQMPTPEDLRAEGEPGTR from the coding sequence ATGGCACACGTGACTTTTCCTCGAATCGGTGTCATCGGCGGCGGCCAACTGGCACGCATGATGGTCCCCGCCGCAGAAGCCCTCGGCGTCCGTTTCTCCGTTCTCGCAGAGACCGCCGACGCCCCTGCCGCACAGGTCATCAATGAGGTGACCGTCGGCGACTATACGGACTATCCGACGCTCAGGGCCTTCGCCGAGACCGTCGACGTCATCACCTTCGATCACGAACACGTCCCGCCGGAGCATCTGCAGGCCCTCGTCGAGGCCGGACACGCTGTGCGCCCCGGTCCCGATGCCCTCATCTTCGCCCAGGACAAGATCCGGATGCGCGCGAGGATGGACGACCTCGGTCTGCCCAACCCCGTCTGGGCAGAGATCACCTCTGCTGCCGATGTCGAGGCCTTCGCCGCTCGCGTCGGATACCCCTTCATCCTCAAGACTCCCCGCGGTGGCTATGACGGCAAGGGCGTGCGCGTCATCGACAGCCTCGACGAGGCCGTCGAGTGGCTGAACGAAGTGCCTCAGCTCCTTGCCGAGGAGAAGGTCGACTTCACCAGAGAACTCGCTGTCATGGTCGGACGCTCTCCGATGGGACAGACTGCGGTGTGGCCGGTGGTCGAGACCTGGCAGCAGAACGGCGTGTGCAAGGAGGCGATCGCTCCGGCCCCCGACCTGTCCGCCGAAAAGGCGCGGGCCATCACCGAGGCGATCCTCACGGTCGCCGGCACCCTCGAGGTCACCGGCGTGATGGCCATGGAGATGTTCGAGACTCCCGAGGGTTTCCTCATCAACGAATTCGCGATGCGACCGCACAATACGGGCCACTGGTCCCAGGACGGAGCGGTGACGAGCCAGTTCGAACAGCACCTGCGCGCGGTCCTCGACCTTCCCCTCGGCAGTCCCGCGGCCCGTGAAGATGTGTCCGTGATGGTCAACATCCTCGGCGCCGATCACGAAGACCTCTACCAACCGTACCTGCATGTCATGGCCCACGACCCGGCGGTGAAGGTCCACCTCTACGGCAAGGGCGTGCGCCCGGGCCGGAAGGTCGGACACGTCAATGCCTACGGCGAGGATCGGCAGATCGTGCTCGCCCGGGCCCGGCATGCCGCGGACTTCATCGCCGGAGTCGATGTCGATCCGCATCCGCAGATGCCCACTCCCGAGGACCTCCGGGCAGAGGGCGAGCCCGGCACACGCTGA
- a CDS encoding alkaline phosphatase family protein, with translation MSEDSTRHGPQSQSGTEPLGPPDYAGSMLSDVVPAAALSLGAAEALDAPMSDRARALGLDRESRATIVVLVDGLGEQQLRRFSGYTPFFRSQAGTRRTLSAGFPSTTANSLSSLATGRLPGAHGVVGYRVLDPEKDAVLNQLTWNLDVDPVAWVPDATLFERLTDVGVDVVSLGEKKFAGRGLNRASLRGGRFRDSKTLEERCAQALAEAKAPGRRLVYLYWGNLDKTGHVHGADSAAWTEELERVDLALSRLASDLPNDATMLITADHGMVDVDHERRLDLAELPELKAGLRHVGGEPRALHLYAADGAEADVLAAWQETIGDRGLILPKSTAIDRGYFGPVAPHVYPRIGDFLVICTDGFAVVDSDVESASALALIGHHGSTTEQELQIPLLLV, from the coding sequence ATGAGCGAGGACTCGACGCGGCACGGACCGCAGTCCCAATCCGGCACTGAGCCCTTGGGGCCTCCGGACTATGCAGGCTCCATGCTCTCCGACGTCGTTCCCGCAGCGGCACTGAGCCTCGGTGCAGCCGAGGCTCTCGACGCACCGATGTCCGATCGCGCACGAGCGCTCGGTCTCGACCGAGAGTCCCGAGCGACGATCGTCGTGCTCGTCGACGGTCTCGGCGAGCAGCAGCTGCGCCGCTTCAGCGGATACACACCCTTCTTCCGGTCACAGGCCGGGACGCGCCGAACACTGTCCGCAGGGTTCCCGTCGACGACGGCGAACTCTCTGTCGTCTCTGGCCACGGGGCGCCTGCCCGGTGCACACGGAGTGGTCGGCTACCGCGTCCTGGATCCGGAGAAGGATGCGGTGCTCAATCAGCTGACGTGGAACCTCGACGTCGATCCTGTCGCCTGGGTCCCCGACGCAACGCTCTTCGAACGCCTCACTGATGTTGGGGTCGATGTGGTCAGCCTCGGCGAGAAGAAGTTCGCCGGACGCGGGCTGAACCGGGCTTCGCTGCGCGGCGGCAGATTCCGGGATTCGAAGACCTTGGAGGAGCGCTGTGCCCAGGCTCTGGCCGAGGCGAAGGCTCCCGGTCGTCGCCTCGTCTACCTCTACTGGGGCAACCTCGACAAGACCGGGCATGTCCACGGTGCTGACTCCGCGGCCTGGACCGAGGAACTCGAACGCGTCGATCTCGCTCTGTCCCGGCTCGCCTCCGACCTGCCGAACGACGCGACGATGCTCATCACCGCCGACCATGGAATGGTCGACGTCGACCACGAACGCCGCCTCGACCTCGCTGAGCTCCCCGAGCTCAAAGCCGGTCTGCGCCACGTCGGCGGAGAGCCGCGCGCTCTGCATCTCTACGCCGCTGACGGCGCCGAGGCGGACGTGCTCGCAGCCTGGCAGGAGACGATCGGCGACCGCGGGCTCATCCTGCCGAAGTCTACGGCGATCGACCGCGGCTACTTCGGTCCCGTCGCCCCGCACGTCTATCCGCGGATCGGGGACTTCCTCGTCATCTGCACCGATGGCTTCGCCGTGGTCGATTCGGATGTGGAATCCGCCTCGGCGCTGGCGCTCATCGGTCATCACGGTTCCACCACGGAACAGGAACTGCAGATCCCGCTTCTTCTCGTCTGA
- a CDS encoding DUF5998 family protein — protein MALPEVLVHDLQSAGYYPQLTQGILADSLYDEPVLAHFVHIDTHVDIESIHRHVTAFVLTETRLLLAHVDDDPNAEPGSKPRAVTSSEDIELDRLGTVMVGRTFADPAAFKPGDKPVEVSLTMSWGASKRIEAFPETCGDPNCMGDHGYGGSIFAEDVMLRVSAEAEGQAAVDRMADFAGKLRAAVFHARLRSRR, from the coding sequence ATGGCATTACCCGAGGTTCTCGTTCATGATCTGCAGTCGGCCGGATACTATCCCCAGCTCACTCAAGGCATACTCGCCGACTCTCTCTACGACGAACCGGTATTGGCACACTTCGTCCACATCGACACCCATGTCGACATCGAATCCATCCACCGGCACGTCACCGCCTTCGTCCTCACCGAAACCCGGCTGCTGCTGGCCCACGTCGATGACGATCCGAACGCGGAACCCGGCTCAAAGCCCCGCGCGGTCACGAGCAGCGAGGACATCGAGCTCGACCGCTTGGGCACCGTGATGGTCGGCCGCACCTTCGCCGATCCCGCCGCATTCAAGCCCGGCGACAAACCCGTCGAGGTCTCGCTGACCATGTCCTGGGGTGCGTCGAAGCGCATCGAGGCCTTCCCCGAGACCTGCGGAGACCCCAACTGCATGGGCGATCACGGCTACGGCGGATCGATCTTCGCCGAGGATGTCATGCTCCGTGTCTCGGCCGAAGCCGAGGGGCAGGCCGCCGTCGACCGCATGGCCGACTTCGCCGGGAAGCTGCGTGCCGCAGTCTTCCACGCCCGGCTGCGGTCGCGTCGCTGA
- a CDS encoding bifunctional acetate--CoA ligase family protein/GNAT family N-acetyltransferase: MENYPAGWEADVVLRDGGTAHLRPITPDDSAALARMHEAQSPESVYLRFFAPLPRLPQRDLDRFVNVDHRDRVALIMLVGDDIIGVGRFDRISDTDAEVAFNIADAHQGRGVGSILLEHLAAAARESGIQRFTAEVLPQNRSMLQVFQAAGYEVSRGFDDGVVAVKFDIDPTARSIEVQASREHRAEALSVRTVLHPTSVAVIGASRKRNSTGHLLIRNITAAKFTGDLWVVHPEADQIAGVQAYPSLADLPGKADLAVIAVPAESVTEVVKDCAVHGVKAVLVISSGFAETGSEGAELQRRMVATSRAYGMRVVGPNSFGLVNEAAEISLNASLAPFLPASGTLGLFSQSGALGTALLAAAKNRGLGISTFVSAGNRADLSGNDLLQYWEEDPATQTVGLYLESIGNPRKFSRIARRVSRVKPVVVIKSDLTGRELPPGHIVRTSSLAPNTLDQVLEQAGVIRADTIHQLFDLAQVFSTQKLPAGRRVGLIGNSAAMSTLIMQRARSEGLRVDTDPVSLHPEVDAETFRTELDAMYARDDVDSVIVTFTPSTGAEETEIAGLLSESAARSGKTTVACFLGIHGVQDELTTYLTSEDGERVSHTVPSYIGPEDAVWALARATDYALWRAADHGRYTELDDIDDKRVRTIIESALEGAPPGTPVRLERNDVRDLLSAYGIEVLPYIAASSVDEGLAAAEKIGYPVALKAVTNVLRHRMELGGVRLNIDTPEELAEDFAAIQETIRQLTGEEEPLVDVQAMAPHGVPCVLRAGEDPLLGPLLAFSLAGDTTELLGDVAHRVAPITDKEAGDMIRSIKASPRLFGYRGLPPMNIEPLRNVLERLSVLVENHPQILELVIHPMVATETESHVLSAHVDLVRDPTRIDGTRRLLS, encoded by the coding sequence ATGGAAAACTATCCTGCCGGGTGGGAAGCCGATGTCGTCCTCCGCGACGGCGGCACCGCCCATCTGCGTCCGATCACTCCCGACGATTCCGCGGCCCTGGCCCGCATGCACGAGGCCCAGTCGCCGGAATCCGTCTACCTGCGCTTCTTCGCTCCGCTGCCCCGGCTTCCCCAACGCGACCTCGATCGCTTCGTCAACGTCGATCACCGCGACCGGGTGGCGCTGATCATGCTCGTCGGTGATGACATCATCGGCGTCGGTCGCTTCGACCGGATCAGCGACACCGACGCCGAGGTGGCCTTCAACATCGCCGACGCCCATCAGGGCCGCGGGGTCGGCTCGATCCTGCTGGAGCACTTGGCCGCGGCCGCGCGCGAATCCGGGATCCAGCGCTTCACCGCCGAGGTGCTGCCCCAGAACCGTTCGATGCTGCAGGTCTTCCAGGCAGCCGGCTACGAGGTCTCCCGGGGCTTCGACGACGGCGTCGTCGCCGTGAAGTTCGACATCGATCCCACGGCGCGGTCCATCGAAGTGCAGGCCTCGCGGGAGCACAGAGCCGAAGCACTGAGCGTGCGCACGGTCCTCCACCCCACCTCGGTGGCGGTGATCGGCGCCAGCCGCAAACGCAACTCCACCGGGCACCTTCTCATCCGCAACATCACAGCCGCGAAGTTCACCGGCGATCTCTGGGTCGTCCACCCCGAGGCCGATCAGATCGCCGGAGTGCAGGCGTATCCGAGCCTCGCCGATCTGCCGGGCAAGGCCGACCTCGCGGTCATCGCCGTTCCGGCCGAATCCGTCACCGAGGTGGTCAAGGACTGTGCTGTACACGGGGTCAAGGCCGTGCTCGTCATCTCCTCCGGCTTCGCCGAGACCGGCTCCGAGGGTGCCGAACTGCAGCGTCGCATGGTCGCCACCTCCCGTGCCTACGGAATGCGCGTGGTCGGGCCGAACTCCTTCGGGTTGGTCAACGAGGCCGCCGAAATCTCGCTCAACGCCTCCCTGGCTCCGTTCCTCCCCGCCTCGGGAACCCTCGGGCTCTTCAGCCAGTCCGGGGCACTGGGCACCGCCCTGCTCGCGGCGGCGAAGAATCGCGGACTGGGCATCTCCACCTTCGTCTCCGCAGGCAACCGCGCCGACCTCTCCGGCAATGACCTCCTCCAGTACTGGGAGGAGGATCCGGCCACTCAGACGGTCGGCCTCTACCTCGAATCCATCGGCAATCCACGCAAGTTCTCGCGCATCGCCCGCCGTGTCTCCCGCGTCAAACCAGTCGTCGTCATCAAGTCCGACCTCACGGGCAGGGAGCTTCCGCCGGGGCATATCGTGCGCACCTCGTCACTGGCGCCGAACACCCTGGACCAGGTGCTCGAACAGGCGGGAGTGATCCGCGCGGATACGATCCACCAGCTCTTCGACCTCGCCCAGGTGTTCTCGACGCAGAAGCTGCCGGCAGGCAGACGCGTTGGGCTCATCGGCAACTCTGCGGCGATGAGCACCCTGATCATGCAGCGGGCCCGTTCCGAGGGGCTCCGCGTCGACACCGATCCCGTGTCCCTGCATCCCGAGGTCGATGCGGAGACCTTCCGGACCGAGCTCGATGCGATGTATGCCCGAGACGATGTCGATTCGGTCATCGTCACCTTCACTCCATCGACCGGTGCGGAGGAGACCGAGATCGCCGGACTGCTGTCCGAATCCGCGGCACGCTCCGGAAAGACCACAGTCGCCTGCTTCCTCGGCATCCACGGCGTCCAGGACGAACTGACCACCTACCTCACCAGTGAGGACGGCGAACGGGTCTCCCACACCGTCCCCAGCTACATCGGTCCCGAAGACGCCGTATGGGCTCTGGCTCGGGCCACGGACTATGCCCTGTGGAGGGCCGCCGATCACGGGCGCTACACCGAACTCGACGATATCGATGACAAGAGGGTGCGGACGATCATCGAATCCGCTCTGGAGGGAGCGCCGCCGGGAACGCCCGTCCGGCTCGAACGCAACGACGTCCGAGATCTGCTCAGCGCCTACGGAATCGAAGTGCTGCCCTATATCGCAGCCTCTTCGGTGGACGAAGGCCTCGCCGCGGCGGAGAAGATCGGCTATCCCGTCGCCCTCAAGGCCGTGACGAACGTGCTGCGGCACCGGATGGAGCTCGGCGGTGTGCGGCTGAATATCGACACTCCCGAGGAGCTGGCCGAGGACTTCGCCGCGATCCAGGAGACCATCCGGCAGCTGACCGGCGAGGAGGAGCCGCTCGTCGACGTCCAGGCCATGGCCCCGCACGGCGTCCCCTGCGTCCTCCGCGCCGGAGAAGACCCGCTGCTGGGTCCGCTGCTGGCGTTCTCATTGGCGGGAGACACCACGGAGCTGCTCGGAGATGTCGCTCATCGGGTCGCCCCGATCACCGACAAAGAGGCCGGGGACATGATCCGGTCGATCAAGGCCTCCCCGCGGCTGTTCGGCTATCGCGGTCTGCCTCCGATGAACATCGAACCGCTGCGCAATGTGCTGGAGAGGCTCTCGGTGCTCGTGGAGAACCACCCGCAGATCCTCGAACTCGTCATCCATCCGATGGTCGCCACGGAGACCGAGTCCCATGTGCTCAGCGCCCACGTCGACCTTGTGCGCGACCCGACTCGGATCGACGGCACCCGTCGCCTGCTGAGCTGA
- a CDS encoding TetR/AcrR family transcriptional regulator: MISRRDVVTDSAIAVVAEQGVRGLTHRAVDALAELPVGSTSNVYRTRDALITGIMERIGELNSQQLERLPELVRAPGADPIEVAIDFCMNWLTTDRNRFYTMMMLSLDPALPPEAVIAKEKNLRAIKEFIMRFAGIDAEYAQRVNSSVAGMMVGELVAGTADRAHVESYLTEFFQWLRGGRESA; the protein is encoded by the coding sequence ATGATTTCGCGCAGAGACGTCGTCACCGACTCCGCGATCGCCGTAGTCGCCGAACAAGGAGTCCGCGGACTCACCCACCGGGCAGTCGATGCACTGGCCGAACTGCCGGTGGGGTCGACTTCGAATGTCTACCGCACCCGCGATGCCCTGATCACCGGAATCATGGAGCGCATCGGCGAGCTGAACTCCCAGCAGCTCGAACGCCTGCCGGAGCTCGTGCGTGCTCCGGGCGCCGATCCCATCGAAGTCGCCATCGACTTCTGCATGAACTGGCTGACCACGGACCGCAACCGGTTCTACACGATGATGATGCTCAGCCTGGATCCGGCGCTGCCGCCTGAGGCAGTGATCGCCAAGGAGAAGAACCTCCGCGCGATCAAGGAATTCATCATGCGATTCGCCGGCATCGACGCCGAATATGCGCAGCGGGTCAACAGCTCCGTCGCGGGAATGATGGTCGGCGAACTCGTCGCCGGCACGGCAGATCGTGCGCATGTGGAGTCCTACCTCACGGAGTTCTTCCAATGGCTTCGCGGCGGCCGCGAAAGCGCCTGA